One genomic window of Lytechinus variegatus isolate NC3 chromosome 1, Lvar_3.0, whole genome shotgun sequence includes the following:
- the LOC121416069 gene encoding DNA endonuclease RBBP8-like translates to MTSDDIHPSKSFSTKKMKALLKRMTEYQVAQQELFEEVKKEAVSLIESNENLRSTANENANFVTHFQNRCREFKHENQALKHELAVIKASRQHETQIAESDDTSSRSKRKEDVSIGDQQPEKVERKGLKLSTNKQKKKVRYQKLPDEEKKSPVLLVRDGRENQDPEADHPILVEERGGCPQTANRQPSKGDSPPDRWIGSVFVAETVPLDIDSDSDDGEDTEEGNGAHKKGLCREVDEGGRGNRMSRNLRKHRRHRNAIDQHVVIPETVPMDCVSYSPSGDSLPEDVLMGDGREHLLPLEQSTPMLPSLPSDSSRRRAINSRSSESPVCWDGKSSKKGRIPPTESQLSVDFSTTQMSPTFDGSRSTPDKKEIDLHSRSKQQFYPKKTIVSNKSSIGNIPMTPENFHSDGKVKTYGPKTLGLATPEDADHAKSSHIATPDYDESGQSEASFLILQQPPSLRGSSQVRSSGGLPKEDVVQPIIQRQSLTDSDAEQRKKRKLSDDECMDEIASKKTKTIRPNLPSDSNKTDEYKFSNRGGREEKCSTKAESSGEPLEKWSSAEAPVRKSNHSEETRSSQVTRDHSILKQTTLTKDSFKAVITEDGQRLKKLNGGARVYVDSQNDPYMQQAIRESMEVQKELNHIKSTGSFDFKVPKPPKAQECDHNLKGTSSKASSRGHHHEDADIVVLVEEREDDDYGEDLNGSIDPAVRFSFIGSERDVDPVDEEMEPIEARRADASGNVRKPLDNSKVAQHRDRTNLHREHYDNDNVEGGRSNNKHKLLVEDSFDDMFADDDHDSSKDIDNLHGSHRAYDRQDQDIEVVEDNGPAAGDINETPVQRRTGFEDGSLPDPGLDPGIRQREETDEMVSSFAREFDCPPQKDDIPAYKFKDVVRKRDERQKLKGYGCQECLEYYKSLGLSDEEVAIRMKDCSRHRGHHSPPSTPDHFWSVDFPDTPTCVERGYYKVATEEQPKRTRRNRYLNKPNLEKDKPAEGGST, encoded by the exons ATGACAAGTGATGACATTCACCCATCTAAATCATTTTCGACTAAGAAGATGAAGGCACTTTTGAAGCGTATGACTGAATATCAAGTTGCACAACAAGAGT TGTTTGAAGAAGTAAAGAAAGAGGCTGTAAGTCTCATAGAATCCAATGAAAATCTGAGATCAACGGCAAATGA GAATGCAAACTTTGTCACTCATTTTCAAAATCGTTGCAGAGAATTTAAGCACGAGAACCAAGCTTTAAAACACGAGTTAGCCGTCATCAAGGCCAGCAG GCAACATGAGACACAGATTGCTGAATCTGATGATACAAGCTCCAGATCTAAGAGAAAGGAAG ATGTTTCCATTGGTGATCAACAACCTGAAAAAGTCGAGAGAAAGGGCCTTAAACTGTCCACCAACAAACAAAAGAAGAAGGTTCGTTACCAGAAGCTTCCtgatgaggagaagaagagTCCAGTTCTACTTGTTAGAGATGGGAGAGAGAACCAAGACCCCGAAGCAGACCATCCGATACTTGTGGAGGAGAGAGGAGGGTGTCCTCAAACTGCCAATCGTCAACCATCAAAAGGGGACTCGCCACCTGATCGATGGATTGGCAGTGTCTTTGTTGCAGAAACAGTCCCACTTGACATAGATAGtgacagtgatgatggtgaggatacAGAGGAAGGGAATGGAGCCCACAAGAAGGGTCTATGCAGGGAAGTTGATGAAGGTGGCAGAGGGAACAGGATGTCCAGGAATCTCCGAAAGCACCGTAGACACAGGAATGCCATAGACCAACATGTGGTTATCCCTGAGACAGTACCAATGGACTGTGTCTCATACTCTCCTTCTGGCGATTCTTTGCCTGAAGACGTGCTGATGGGTGATGGACGGGAACATCTGTTACCGCTTGAACAATCCACACCCATGCTTCCATCTCTGCCCAGTGATTCCTCAAGGAGAAGAGCAATCAACTCAAGGAGTTCAGAATCTCCTGTTTGTTGGGATGGGAAGAGCAGTAAGAAAGGCAGGATTCCACCAACAGAGTCACAGCTTTCTGTTGACTTTTCCACCACACAGATGTCTCCAACTTTTGATGGAAGCAGGTCTACTCCTGATAAGAAGGAAATTGATCTCCACTCCAGATCAAAGCAACAGTTTTATCCAAAGAAAACGATTGTAAGCAACAAAAGTTCAATAGGTAACATTCCCATGACTCCAGAAAACTTTCATTCCGATGGCAAAGTGAAAACATACGGGCCAAAAACTCTTGGTTTGGCTACCCCAGAGGATGCCGATCATGCAAAAAGTAGCCATATAGCTACCCCAGACTATGATGAAAGTGGACAATCAGAGGCCTCGTTTCTGATTCTGCAACAGCCTCCGAGTTTGCGGGGATCATCACAAGTAAGATCATCAGGAGGGCTACCAAAAGAGGATGTTGTTCAGCCTATAATTCAGAGGCAATCTCTCACAGATAGTGACGCTGAacagaggaaaaaaagaaaactgtcTGATGATGAATGCATGGATGAAATAGCAAGCAAGAAGACAAAGACAATAAGACCAAATCTTCCTTCTGATAGCAATAAGACAGACGAATATAAGTTCAGCAATAGAGgtggaagagaagaaaaatgcaGTACCAAGGCAGAAAGTTCAGGAGAACCTTTGGAAAAGTGGTCTAGTGCAGAAGCCCCTGTGCGTAAATCAAATCACTCTGAAGAGACAAGGTCATCTCAGGTAACCAGAGATCATTCCATATTGAAACAGACAACGTTGACAAAGGACTCATTCAAAGCAGTAATCACTGAAGACGGTCAGAGACTCAAGAAACTCAACGGTGGGGCGCGTGTGTATGTCGATTCTCAGAATGATCCCTATATGCAACAAGCAATACGGGAATCTATGGAAGTCCAGAAAGAACTCAACCACATCAAGAGTACAGGGAGTTTTGATTTCAAGGTGCCAAAACCGCCAAAGGCACAGGAGTgtgatcataatttgaaaggaACCTCCTCGAAGGCTTCTAGTAGAGGACACCATCACGAGGATGCTGATATTGTTGTATTAGTAGAGGAAAGAGAAGATGATGACTATGGTGAAGATCTGAATGGAAGCATTGATCCAGCTGTCCGATTTAGTTTCATTGGCAGCGAAAGAGATGTGGACCCTGTTGATGAAGAAATGGAGCCTATTGAAGCAAGAAGAGCAGATGCTTCTGGAAACGTTAGGAAACCTCTTGACAACTCAAAGGTAGCTCAACATAGAGACAGAACTAATCTGCATCGGGAGCACTATGACAATGACAATGTGGAAGGAGGCAGGTCGAATAACAAACACAAACTCCTTGTGGAAGACAGCTTTGAtgatatgtttgcagatgatgaTCATGACAGCAGCAAAGACATAGACAACCTTCATGGTAGTCACAGAGCTTACGACAGACAGGATCAAGATATTGAGGTTGTGGAAGACAATGGTCCTGCAGCAGGGGACATCAATGAGACACCTGTCCAAAGAAGGACTGGATTTGAAGATGGCTCCCTACCCGATCCTGGTCTTGATCCTGGGATCAGACAGCGAGAGGAAACTGATGAGATGGTGTCCTCTTTTGCGAGAGAGTTTGACTG TCCTCCACAGAAAGATGATATTCCAGCTTACAAATTCAAGGATGTCGTAAGGAAGAGAGATGAGAGACAGAAGCTGAAAGGATATGGATGTCAGGAATGCCTTGAG TATTATAAAAGCCTTGGTCTTAGTGATGAAGAGGTTGCTATAAGAATGAAGGATTGTTCTAGGCATAGGGGTCACCACAGCCCACCCAGCACCCCTGATCACTTCTGGTCCGTAGACTTCCCTGATACTCCAACATGTGTAGAAAGAG GTTATTACAAGGTGGCTACGGAAGAACAACCAAAGAGAACCAGAAGGAACAGGTATCTTAACAAACCTAATTTAGAAAAGGACAAGCCAGCGGAAGGAGGATCCACTTGA